In Electrophorus electricus isolate fEleEle1 chromosome 1, fEleEle1.pri, whole genome shotgun sequence, a single window of DNA contains:
- the eml6 gene encoding echinoderm microtubule-associated protein-like 6 isoform X3, with product MAGKTAPRCQLRLEWIHGYRGHQCRNNLFYTAGKEIVYFVAGVGVVYNTREHTQKFYLGHNDDIISLALHPDKIQVATGQVGKDPFVCVWDSYSLTTVSILRDVHTHGVACLGFDTDGQRLVSVGLDAKNTVCVWDWKKGRMLATATGHSDRIFDISWDAFLPQRLVSCGVKHIKFWTLCGNALTPKRGIFGKAGDLQTILCLATAKDEVTYSGALNGDVYVWRGLNLVRTIQAAHGAGIFSMHACEEGFATGGRDGCVRLWDVDFKPITKIDLREAEQGYKGLSIRSVCWKADRILAGTQDSEIFEVMVRDRDKPQLVMQGHSEGELWALDLHPKQPIAVTGSDDRSVRLWSLSDHTLIARCNMEEAVRSVSFNSDGSQLALGMKDGSFTVLRVRDMTEVVHIKDRKEVIHELKFSPDGSYLAVGSNDGLVDVYAVAQRYKKVGECNKSTCFITHLDWSVDSRFLQTNDGAGERLYYRMPAGKYLPKEEAKGIHWMTWTGVLGPEVNGIWPKYSNVNDINSVDANYSNAVLVTGDDFGLVKLFRFPCLKKAAKFKKYIGHSAHVTNVRWSHDLQWVVSTGGADHSVFQWRFLPEGVMNGILEPLLQEGYADSNSGDSDSDLSDVPELDSDIEQEAQMNYERQVYKEDLPQLKQKLLGSLKRQKAPDEGLSLQFVHGYRGCDCRNNLFYTQAGEVVYHVAAVAVVYNRQQHAQRFYLGHDDDILSLAMHPLKDYVATGQVGRDPAIHVWDIQSLKCLSVLRGQHQRGVCALEFTADGKSLVSVGIDDGHSIVMWDWKKGEKLAKAWGHKEKIFVVKGNPFRMDKLLTVGFKHIKFWQHTGGGLTFKRGIFGNLGKQETMMSACYGRSEDLVFSGAMTGDVYIWKDTSLMKTIKAHDGPVFAMCSLDKGFVTGGKDGIVELWDEMFERRLKTYAIKRAALSPSSKGLLLEDNPSIRAITLGHGHILVGTKNGEILEMDKSGPMTLLVQGHMEGEVWGLAAHPLLPICATVSDDKTLRIWELSANHRMVAVRKLKKGGRCCAFSPDGKALAVGLNDGSFLVVNADTLEDMVTFHHRKEIISDLKFSQGNIYAGKYLAVASHDCYVDIYNVLTSKRVGICKGSTSYITHIDWDTRGKLLQVNTGAKEHLFFEAPRGRRQNISAAEFEKVEWASWTSVLGPTCEGIWPTLSFVNASSLTKDRKLLATGDDFGFIKLFSFPCKGQFAKFKKYVGHSANVTNVRWSSDDTMLLSVGGADTALMIWAREGIGPRESKAVDSEESDDDVEEDGGYDSDVAREKNMDYPTKIHAVSIREMSGVKPHQQQKEIPVDERPPVSRAAPLPEKLLKNNITKKKKLVEELALDHVFGYRGFDCRNNLHYLNDGADIIFHTAAAAVIQNLSAGTQSFYLEHTDDILCLTVNQHPKYLNIIATGQIGLAPSIHVWDAMSKQTLSVLRCSHAKGVGYVNFSATGKLLLSVGVDPEYTITVWRWQEGAKVSSKAGHSDRIFVVEFRPDSDTQFVSVGIKHIKFWTLVGCSLLHKKGVLGAVEEGRIQTMLSVAFGANNLTFTGAINGDVYVWRDHFLVRVVAKAHTGPVFTMYTTLRDGLIVTGGKERPTKEGGAVKLWDQEMKRCRAFQLETGLPVESVRSVCRGKGKILVGTKDGEIIEVGEKNAASNTLINGHTQGRIWGLATHPSKDIFISASDDGTIRIWDLTDKKLLNKVSLGHPAKCTAFSPNGEMVAIGMGNGEFIVLLVNSLTVWGKKRDRSVATQEIRFSPDNRLLAVGSVEGAVDFYDLTLGSSLNRIGYAKDILGFVIQLDFSADSKFIAVSTGCYKRQVHEVPSGKTVTEQAVADRITWATWTSILGDEVLGAWPRNADRADVTCACVSHAGLNTVTGDDFGLVKLFDFPCAEKFAKHKRYFGHSAHVTNIRFSYDDKYVISVGGNDCSVFVWRCL from the exons ATGGCCGGTAAGACAGCTCCGCGCTGCCAGTTACGGCTGGAGTGGATTCACGGGTACCGGGGCCATCAGTGCCGCAACAACCTGTTCTACACCGCGGGAAAGGAGATCGTGTACTTTGTGGCAGGAGTCGGCGTGGTGTACAACACGAGGGAACACACCCAGAAGTTTTATTTGGGACACAATGATGACATAATTAG TCTTGCTCTGCACCCTGATAAGATCCAAGTGGCCACAGGCCAGGTGGGAAAGGACCCgttcgtgtgcgtgtgggacTCGTACTCGCTCACGACTGTGTCCATCCTGAGAGATGTGCACACGCACGGCGTGGCCTGCCTGGGCTTTGACACAGACGGGCAG CGTCTGGTGTCTGTTGGTCTCGACGCcaaaaacactgtgtgtgtgtgggattggAAGAAAGGCCGGATGCTGGCTACTGCCACGGGACATTCTGATAGG ATCTTTGATATTTCCTGGGACGCCTTCCTGCCTCAGAGACTAGTAAGCTGTGGAGTGAAGCACATCAAA TTTTGGACATTATGTGGCAACGCGCTGACGCCCAAAAGGGGTATCTTTGGGAAGGCGggtgacctgcagaccatcctGTGTCTGGCGACGGCCAAGGATGAGGTGACGTACTCAGGGGCTCTGAACGGAGACGTCTACGTGTGGAGGGGTCTGAACCTGGTCCGAACCATCCAAGCTGCTCACGGG gCTGGGATCTTCAGCATGCACGCGTGTGAAGAAGGCTTCGCTACCGGCGGGCGGGATGGCTGTGTGAGACTCTGGGATGTCGACTTCAAGCCCATCACCAAGATCGACCTCCGGGAGGCCGAGCAGGGCTATAAGG GTCTGTCTATCCGCAGCGTGTGCTGGAAGGCCGACCGTATCCTGGCTGGGACGCAGGACAGCGAGATCTTCGAGGTGATGGTGCGGGACAGGGATAAGCCTCAGCTGGTCATGCAGGGGCACTCAGAAGGGGAACTCTGGGCTCTGGACCTGCACCCCAAACAGCCAATCGCAGTCACCGGCAGCGATGACCGATCTGTCCG GCTCTGGAGCCTGTCCGATCACACGCTCATCGCACGCTGCAACATGGAGGAAGCCGTGCGCAGCGTGTCGTTCAACAGCGATGGCTCTCAGCTCGCTCTGGGTATGAAGGACGGCTCCTTCACCGTGCTTCGCGTCAG GGACATGACGGAGGTGGTGCACATCAAAGACAGGAAGGAGGTGATCCACGAGCTGAAGTTCTCTCCGGACGGGTCCTACCTGGCTGTGGGCTCCAACGACGGCCTGGTGGACGTTTACGCCGTGGCCCAGCGCTATAAGAAGGTGGGCGAGTGCAACAAGTCCACCTGCTTCATCACCCACCTGGACTGGTCCGTCGACAGCCGTTTCCTGCAGACCAACGACGGCGCCGGGGAGAGGCTCTACTACCGGATGCCAG CTGGGAAGTACCTTCCCAAGGAGGAGGCCAAAGGGATCCACTGGATGACATGGACAGGTGTCCTAGGCCCCGAGGTCAATGGGATATGGCCCAAGTACTCCAACGTCAACGATATCAACTCTGTGGATGCCAACTACAGTAATGCCGTACTGGTGACGGGGGATGATTTTGGTCTGGTCAAGCTGTTCAGATTCCCGTGTCTTAAAAAAG CTGCCAAATTTAAGAAGTATATAGGTCACTCCGCCCATGTGACCAATGTGCgctggtcacatgacctgcAGTGGGTTGTTAGCACGGGTGGGGCCGACCACTCTGTGTTCCAGTGGAGGTTTCTGCCGGAGGGCGTCATGAATGGCATACTCGAACCCCTTCTCCAAG AGGGCTACGCTGACTCCAACAGCGGCGATTCAGATTCAGACCTGTCCGATGTTCCTGAGCTGGACTCGGACATTGAACAGGAAGCTCAGATGAACTACGAACGCCAG GTGTATAAGGAGGACCTCCCTCAACTGAAGCAGAAGCTTCTGGGCTCTCTGAAGAGGCAGAAAGCTCCAGACGAGGGCTTGAGTCTACAGTTTGTCCATGG GTATAGGGGTTGCGACTGCAGGAATAATCTGTTCTACACGCAGGCTGGTGAGGTGGTGTATCATGTGGCAGCCGTGGCCGTGGTGTACAACAGACAGCAGCATGCCCAGCGCTTCTACCTGGGCCACGATGACGACATCCTCAGCCTCGCTATGCACCCGCTCAAGGATTATGTGGCCACGGGGCAG GTGGGGCGAGACCCAGCCATCCATGTCTGGGACATTCAGTCGCtgaagtgtttgtctgtgctgaGAGGTCAACACCAGCGAGGAGTGTGTGCGCTTGAGTTCACAG CTGATGGGAAGAGCCTGGTGTCTGTGGGTATCGATGATGGACACTCCATCGTCATGTGGGACtggaagaagggagagaagcTAGCCAAAGCATG gggaCACAAGGAAAAGATCTTCGTGGTGAAGGGGAACCCATTCCGCATGGACAAGCTTCTCACAGTGGGCTTTAAGCATATCAAGTTCTGGCAGCACACAG GTGGAGGCTTGACGTTTAAGAGGGGAATATTTGGCAACCTGGGCAAGCAGGAGACCATGATGTCAGCGTGCTACGGGCGCTCTGAGGACCTGGTGTTCTCCGGGGCCATGACAGGCGATGTTTACATCTGGAAGGACACCTCCCTGATGAAGACCATCAAGGCTCACGATGGGCCTGTGTTTGCCATGTGCTCTCTGGACAAG GGCTTTGTGACGGGAGGTAAGGACGGGATAGTGGAGCTGTGGGACGAGATGTTTGAGAGGCGTTTGAAGACCTACGCCATCAAGAGGGCagctctctccccatcctcAAAAG GGCTGCTGCTGGAAGATAACCCCTCCATCAGGGCTATCACCCTGGGCCACGGACACATCCTGGTGGGGACCAAGAACGGAGAGATCCTGGAGATGGATAAGAGCGGCCCGATGACTCTTCTGGTTCAG GGTCATATGGAGGGCGAGGTATGGGGTCTTGCTGCTCACCCTCTGCTGCCTATATGCGCCACTGTGAGTGATGACAAAACTCTCCGCATCTGGGAGCTCTCTGCCAACCATCGAATGGTGGCTGTTCGCAAACTCAAAAAAG GTGGTAGATGCTGTGCCTTCTCCCCGGATGGGAAAGCCTTAGCTGTAGGTCTGAATGACGGCAGCTTCCTGGTGGTGAATGCAGATACTCTGGAGGACATGGTGACCTTTCACCACAGGAAGGAAATCATCTCTGACCTCAAGTTCTCTCAAGGTAACATCt ATGCTGGAAAATATCTAGCGGTGGCCTCCCATGATTGCTATGTGGACATCTACAATGTTCTGACTAGTAAGAGAGTAGGAATCTGTAAAGGCTCCACGAGCTACATCACCCACATCGACTGGGACACCCGCG GTAAATTGCTGCAGGTCAACACTGGTGCCAAAGagcatttgttttttgaagCTCCTCGTGGGAGGAGACAGAACATCTCAGCTGCTGAG tttgagAAGGTGGAGTGGGCCTCGTGGACTTCTGTCCTGGGCCCCACCTGTGAGGGGATCTGGCCCACGCTTAGTTTCGTCAATGCCTCTTCACTTACCAAAGACAGGAAGCTGCTGGCTACCGGCGATGACTTTGGCTTCATCAAACTGTTCAGCTTTCCCTGCAAG GGGCAGTTTGCCAAATTTAAGAAGTACGTGGGCCATAGTGCCAATGTGACGAATGTGCGATGGTCCAGTGATGACACCATGCTGCTGTCTGTGGGCGGGGCAGACACCGCGCTGATGATCTGGGCGAGAGAGGGGATTGGCCCACGTGAGAGCAAAGCCGTCGACAGTGAAGAGTCCGACGACGATGTGGAGGAAGATGGag gatatGACAGCGATGTGGCCAGAGAGAAGAACATGGATTACCCCACTAAAATCCATGCTGTCAGCATCAGAGAGATGAGTGGTGTTAAGCCTCACCAACAGCAGAAGGAGATTCCAGTGGATGAGCG GCCCCCAGTAAGCAGAGCAGCCCCGTTACCAGAGAAACTGCTAAAAAATAACATCACCAAGAAGAAGAAACTAGTGGAG gAACTGGCACTTGATCATGTTTTTGGATACAGAGGCTTTGACTGCCGTAACAATCTGCACTACCTCAACGATGGAGCTGACATCATCTTtcacacagcagctgcagctgtgatCCAGAACCTCTCTGCTG gcacacagagCTTTTACCTTGAACACACAGATGACATCCTCTGCCTCACTGTCAACCAACATCCCAAATATCTAAACATCATCGCCACAGGCCAGATAG gccTGGCACCCTCCATCCATGTGTGGGATGCGATGAGCAAACAGACGCTCTCTGTGTTACGCTGCTCCCATGCTAAAGGTGTCGGCTACGTCAACTTCAGCGCCACTGGAAAATTGCTGCTATCTGTGGGAGTGGATCCTGAGTACACCATAACTGTGTGGCGTTggcaggaag GAGCTAAAGTAAGTAGCAAGGCAGGCCACTCTGACCGGATCTTTGTGGTGGAGTTCCGGCCCGACTCCGACACCCAGTTCGTGTCCGTGGGGATCAAGCATATCAAGTTCTGGACATTGGTGGGGTGCTCGCTCCTGCATAAGAAAGGCGTGCTAGGGGCAGTGGAAGAGGGACGCATACAGACCATGCTCTCTGTGGCCTTCGGCGCt AATAACCTGACATTCACGGGTGCCATCAATGGCGACGTGTACGTGTGGAGGGATCATTTCCTGGTGCGGGTGGTGGCCAAAGCTCACACGGGTCCCGTCTTTACCATGTACACCACCCTACGAGATGGCCTCATTGTCACCGGGGGCAAGGAGAGACC GACTAAAGAGGGGGGAGCAGTGAAGCTGTGGGATCAGGAGATGAAGAGGTGTCGTGCGTTTCAACTAGAGACTGGCCTCCCTGTTGAGAGCGTCAGATCTGTGTGCAggggaaag GGTAAGATCTTGGTGGGGACGAAGGATGGAGAGATCATAGAGGTGGGAGAGAAGAACGCCGCCTCCAACACCCTGATAAACGGACACACCCAGGGGCGTATCTGGGGCCTGgccacacacccctccaaaGACATTTTCATCTCAGCCAGCGACGACGGAACCATCCGCATCTGGGATTTAACCGATAAA AAACTTCTGAACAAGGTGAGCCTGGGTCACCCGGCCAAGTGCACGGCGTTTAGTCCCAACGGTGAAATGGTAGCCATCGGCATGGGGAACGGAGAGTTCATCGTGCTGCTGGTCAACTCACTCACCGTGTGGGGCAAGAAAAGAGACCGCAGCGTAGCCACGCAGGAAATACG GTTCAGTCCTGATAACCGCCTGTTGGCAGTGGGCTCAGTAGAGGGCGCTGTGGACTTCTACGACTTGACACTGGGGTCCTCCCTCAACCGCATCGGCTACGCCAAAGACATCCTGGGTTTCGTCATCCAGCTCGACTTCTCTGCCGACAGCAAGTTCATCGCG GTTTCTACGGGATGCTATAAGCGGCAGGTGCACGAGGTGCCCAGCGGCAAGACTGTGACCGAGCAGGCGGTTGCGGACCGGATCACGTGGGCCACCTGGACCAG CATCCTGGGCGACGAGGTGCTGGGCGCGTGGCCCCGCAACGCCGACAGGGCCGACGTGACGTGTGCCTGCGTCTCGCACGCGGGCCTCAACACGGTCACCGGCGACGACTTCGGCCTCGTCAAGCTCTTCGACTTCCCCTGCGCTGAGAAGTTT GCCAAACACAAGCGCTACTTTGGCCACTCGGCTCACGTGACCAACATCCGCTTCTCCTACGATGACAAATATGTGATAAGCGTTGGAGGCAACGACTGCAG TGTTTTCGTATGGAGATGTCTGTGA